TTCGATATCGCCGGTGACCTTGATATCGCCAGCGGTGACGGCGCCCGGGCCCTGTCGCGAGAGGGTCAGCCGCTTCGGGCCTTCGCCACCCATCTTCAGGGCGATTTCCTTGACATTGAGCACCAGGTCGGTGATGTCCTCGCGCACGCCGGGCAGCGAGGAGAATTCGTGCAGAATGCCGTCGATCTGGATTGCGGTCACTGCCGCGCCCTGAAGCGACGACAGCAGCACGCGACGCAAGGCATTGCCCAGGGTAAGCCCGTATCCGCGCTCAAGCGGTTCGGCAACCACCGAAGCCGCGCGCACGTTATCGCCGCCCGAAACAATGTCCAGTTTGGTCGGCTTGATCAGTTCCTGCCAGTTCCTCTGGATCGTCACGGTATTGTCCTTTCAAAATCGCGGCCCTACGAAGACCGCACCGCCGCAAACACAATAGGATTCCCGGCCGGAGAGGCCGGGAGCGTTCCAATGGTCTTGACTAGACGCGGCGCCGCTTGCGCGGACGGCAGCCATTGTGCGGGATCGAGGTAACGTCGCGGATCGAGGTGACGCTGAAGCCGGCGGCCTGTAGCGCCCGCAGGGCCGATTCACGACCCGAGCCGGGGCCGCGCACTTCGACCTCAAGGGTCTTCATGCCGTGTTCCTGCGCCTTCTTGGCGGCATCTTCCGCCGCAACCTGCGCGGCATAGGGGGTCGACTTGCGCGATCCCTTGAAGCCCATCACGCCCGAGGACGACCACGAAATCGTGTTGCCCTGCATATCGGCGATGGTGATCATGGTATTATTAAACGAGGCGTTCACATGAGCGACGCCGGAAGTGATATTCTTGCGCTCCTTACGGCGGATGCGCGCGACTTCAGTCTTAGCCATTACTATCCTCTAGGATATCGGCGCTGCCGTAACACCAGCAGCTCCACCACGGAATTAGCGGTTCAAGCCCTTCCAGCTACTCTGTCGAGCCGCCGAAAAGCCCTGCCCCGCCAAATCCCATTATCCGGAGCGCCAGGCGCTCCAGCATTCCTTGCGCATCGAACTCGTCCGAAAATCGCATCGCGATCTTCAGTCCAATGCTGCCGTCCCCGCAACGCGGGAACGGAATTACTTCTTCTTGCCAGCGATCGGCTTGGCCGGACCCTTGCGGGTACGAGCATTGGTATGGGTGCGCTGACCGCGAACCGGCAGGCCGCGACGGTGACGCAGGCCACGATAATTGCCCAAGTCCATCAGGCGCTTGATGTTCATCGCCACATTACGGCGAAGATCGCCTTCCACGACATAATCGCGGTCGATGGCTTCACGGATCTGAATGACTTCGGCGTCGGTCAGCTCATTGACGCGGCGCTCGGCCGGAATGCCGACCTTTTCAGTAATGTCTTTGGCGAACTTGTCGCCGATTCCGTGAATATACTGCAGCGCAACCACCACACGCTTATTCGTCGGAATATTGACGCCAGCAATACGAGCCACGTCTGCTCTCCTTCATTCGACACGCGCCATCGCGGCGGATGCCTTTAAACAACAAGGGACCGGAATTCGACCCCGATTATGGGAAAACCGAATCCAGCCCAATGATCCATGAGACTGGTGCGGTTCTTTAAGGACAAGACCGGCCAGAGTCAACAGCCCTGCCCGGCCCTGCGTTCACTTCCCGAGCGCCGATTTTATCGCCGCCGTCACCTGCTCGACCGGCGCCATGCCGTCGACCGTCCGCAAGAGCTGCTTGTCGGCATAATAGGCGACCAGTGGCGCGGTCTGCTCGGAATAGACTCCGAGGCGCTTGCGCAGCACGTCCTCGTTGTCGTCACCCCGTGCCGTACCCGATTCCCGGGCCCGATTGATGACTCTTTTCACCAATTCGTCGGTCTCGGCCTTGATCTCGATGACGGCATCGAGCGACACGCCCTTGTCCGCCAGCATCCTGTCCAGGCTCTCCGCCTGGGCGATGGTGCGTGGAAAGCCGTCGAGAATGAAGCCGGGCTTGCAGTCCTCGGCGTCCAGGCGCTCCGAAATGATGCCATTGACGATGTCGTCGGACACCAGGTCGCCCCGATCCAGAATGGCCTTCACTTCCAGCCCGAGCGGCGTCTGCGCCGCGATCGCCGAGCGAAGGATATCGCCGGTCGAGAGTTGGGGAATGCCATAGGCGTCCATCAGGACCTTTGCCTGCGTCCCCTTGCCCGCTCCCGGCGGCCCCAGCAGAATCAGTCTCATCGACGCTTGCCTCCCCCAAGACGGGACTTCTTCAGCAGCCCTTCATATTGCTGGGCCACCAGATGGCTCTGGATTTGCGTGATCGTATCGAGAGTCACGGTCACCATGATCAGCAGCGAAGTGCCGCCGATGAACTGGCTGACGGCCAATTGGCTGAACATGACTTCCGGAATCAGCGCCACCACCGCCAGATAGACCGCGCCGACCACGGTGACGCGGGTGAGCACATAATCGATATGCTGCGCGGTGCGTTCGCCGGGACGAATGCCGGGGATGAAGCCGCCGGAGCGCTTCAGATT
This genomic stretch from Devosia sp. YIM 151766 harbors:
- the rpsK gene encoding 30S ribosomal protein S11, which gives rise to MAKTEVARIRRKERKNITSGVAHVNASFNNTMITIADMQGNTISWSSSGVMGFKGSRKSTPYAAQVAAEDAAKKAQEHGMKTLEVEVRGPGSGRESALRALQAAGFSVTSIRDVTSIPHNGCRPRKRRRV
- the rpsM gene encoding 30S ribosomal protein S13; protein product: MARIAGVNIPTNKRVVVALQYIHGIGDKFAKDITEKVGIPAERRVNELTDAEVIQIREAIDRDYVVEGDLRRNVAMNIKRLMDLGNYRGLRHRRGLPVRGQRTHTNARTRKGPAKPIAGKKK
- a CDS encoding adenylate kinase, translated to MRLILLGPPGAGKGTQAKVLMDAYGIPQLSTGDILRSAIAAQTPLGLEVKAILDRGDLVSDDIVNGIISERLDAEDCKPGFILDGFPRTIAQAESLDRMLADKGVSLDAVIEIKAETDELVKRVINRARESGTARGDDNEDVLRKRLGVYSEQTAPLVAYYADKQLLRTVDGMAPVEQVTAAIKSALGK